The window GCTGGTTGCTATCCCGCTGATCCCCACACTCGCTTATCGGCTCTATACGTTGCAAAATTCCAGCTATACCATCGAGCGCGATCATATTCGCTTGCAATGGGGCTGGCGCGTCGAGAAAATCCCAACCAACGATATTCTCTGGGTGCGCCCCGCTTCCGATCTGGAAATCCCCCTGCCCCTGCCGCGTTTCCGTTGGCCGGGCGCCATGCTAGGGATCACCCGCCTGCCCGACAGCCGGCCAGTGGAGTTTTTTGCTTCGGCATCCAAACAGCTTATTCTCATTGGCACGGTTGAGCGCGCCTATGCCATCTCACCCAATAATATCCAGGGTTTTCTGGAAAGTTACCAGCGAGTAATTGAACTGGGCTCGCTAAACCCATCGCATCCAGAAGCGATCTACCCCAGTTTTATCTTTTCACGCGCCTGGCAAGCCCGTCCGGCGCGGGCGTTGTTTCTCATTGGCGCCCTGCTCAATGTAGCCTTGCTGGCCGCAGCCCTGCTATCTATTCCGCAACATCCCCAAATCTCAATGGGCTTCACGCCCGGCGGCCTGCCCCGAGAGCCGCTGCCCGGGGTACAAATTCTGTTTTTGCCTGTATTCAGCAGTTTTATCTACATTGTAAACGGCGTGATCGGGTTGGTCTTCTTTCGCAATTCGGGCGAGCGCCCCTGGGCCTATATACTCTGGATCGTCAGTTGTGTTGCGGCTATATTATTCTCCCTGGCGTTTATTTTGATCTTGCAAACGGGCTAAAAAGCCATATTTTATCCACACATCACTACCATTTATCCACAGATATTCACAACTTATCCACAAATTTATGCAAATTCTAATTGGTTTCCTTGCCGGTATTGTCATTAGTCTGGTTGCCTGGCGGGCTGGTTCGCTTTCTCGCAGCGGTGCCATCGCCGCCGCGCTGACGGGCGGGCTGATCTTTGGCCTGGGCGGGCTGCCCTGGGCGGCGTTGCTGTTAACTTTCTTCGTCACATCCAGCGCACTTTCTAAAACTTTCAAACAGCGCAAAATAGCCCTCAGCGAGAAATTTGCCAAAGGCAGCCAGCGTGACTGGCAGCAAGTGCTTGCCAATGGCGGGCTGGGGTCAGTGCTGGTGATTTGGGCTTTTCTCCAGCCGGAAAACCCGCTGCCGTGGCTCGCCTATCTGGGGGCAATGGCAACCGTCAATGCCGACACCTGGGCAACCGAGTTGGGCGTGCTCAGCCGCAGGCCGCCGCGCCTGATTACAAATGGTCAGGTAGTGGAAGCGGGAACCTCGGGGGGAATCTCGTTTTTCGGGACGCTCTCAACCCTGAGCGGAGCCGCGTTGGTGGGGCTGGTGGGAGCAGCGTTCTACCTCGGGGCGGGCGCGTGGCCTATGTGGCTGGCAGCCACCCTCGGGGGAGTTTGCGGTTCCCTGCTCGATTCGCTGCTGGGCGCCACGGTTCAGGCGATCTACTTCTGCGCTGATTGTCAAAAAGAGACCGAACGCCATCCCGTGCATTCTTGCGGATCAGAAACCAGGCAAATCCGCGGCTGGCACTGGCTGAATAATGATTTGGTCAATTTCATCGCTTCGCTAGCGGGGGCCGGGATTACCCTGGCGGTTTGGCAAATTTTCTAACGCCCCTGATATTGCCGCCCTTTCCAGGTGACGCCACGGCCAAAGAGTACTTTATAGGCCGATGCAAACATCATCGCCGCGAAGATTGCCGCGCCGAGGGGTAGGGTGAACGCATACCAGCCTGAAATTTGAAAAGCCTGCGCTGAGCGAGCACGCCAGTAGAGCAAAAAGCCCCATACCAGCAGCGCTTCGAGTGTCACCACGAACGCGGGTAAGCCGCCCGCCGCGGCGAACCAGAGCAATCCGGCCAGCAGCCAGGCAGGCAGCGCCAGCGCGCCCATTAGCGCGGCGAAGGCGCCAAATGCCAGTAAACCCAAACGGTCGCGTAACCCTAAAAAAATATTCTTGGTCCAGCCTTCCCACATTTCGGGCAGGGATGTGTACATACGCGTGCGCGCCACGGCGCGCCCATCCGCAATGAAAAGACGATAGCCCGCGCCTTTGACAACTTCGGCGAAGGCTTTATCTTCGTCGATGCGATTATGAACGGCCCTATGGCCGCCAACGTCTTCATAGGCAGCCCGACAAATGAGGAAAAACTGGCCGTTGGCAATTGCTTCGGGTTTTGCGGGATCGTTGACTTGCCGGGCGGGAAAGCCAAAGGCCAACCCGGTGAATACCAGCGGCAGGACGGCTTTCTCCCAAAAAGTGCCCAACTCCTGATCGGTGAGCAGGGTGAACAGATCGGCTTGCTGTTCACCTGCTGCGAGACAAGCGCTGGAAATTAAATGTTGGTGGGCGAAGGTGTCCGCATCGACAAAGCACAGCCATTCGCCGCGGGCAATTTCGACGCCCTGCACCAGGGCATGGGGTTTCCCCGCCCATTCTGGGGGCTTTTCCCTGCCCGTCAATACACGCAAACGCGCAGCTTGCGCGGCAAGTTCTGCCAGAATTTGGGGGGTGGCATCGGTAGAGCGATCATCCACCACAATAAGTTCGAAATTGGGATACGATTGCGCCAGCAAAGTTTCCGCGCAACGACGGATATTGCGGGCTTCGTTGCGCGCCGGAACAATGATGGAAATTAGTGGGGCTGGTGCATCCGGGGGTAAAGGCGCCGGGGAGATGGCAACTTCAATAGCAACGCGGCTATGAAGCCAATAGATGAGTATCAGCGCAATCAAACAGGCAAGGGAAGAAAACAGCATGGGCATCAGATGACCTTCACCACACTGCCGTGTGGGGTTTTCTCCACTTCAATGCGCGCCGGGAAGGCATCTTTGAGCGAGTCGATATGCGTGATGACCAGAATTTTGGCAAAATCGGCTTTGACCAGGTTGATGGCTTCGAGTAAGCGTTGGCGTCCAACTTCATCCTGGCTGCCGAAGCCTTCATCAATGACCAGAGTTTGCAGCCGCGCTCCGGCACGCTGGGCCAATACTTCGGAGAGCGCCAGTCGGATGGCGAAATTAACCCGAAAGGCCTCCCCGCCGCTGTAGAGTTCGTAATCGCGCAAACCGGCGCTGTCGCTGATGCGAATATCGAGGGTTTCTTTGAGATGCTCGCGGGTTTTAAGTTCGCGTTGTGTATCAAAGCGAATGAACATTTCGCCGCCGCTGAGCCGGTCAAGAATATCATTGGCGCGGGTTTCAATTTGCGGCAAGGCCTGTTCGATGAGCAACGCGGGAACGCCATCTTTGCCAAAGGCGGTTTCGAGTTGTTTGTATTGCCCGCTGCGTTTGGCGAGGCTTTGGCGCTCGGCTTCAAGTTCTTTGCGGCGCAGGCGCAGATCGTCCAGTACCTGCACATTTTGTTGTGCTGCGCCCACTTCCATGCGCAGGCGATTTTCCTGTTCTTGCAGATCAAGCAAGGCTAACCGCGCCTGACGCAGATCGGGGGCGCTTTGTTCGGCCTCAGCTACTATCTGTTCGGCGGCGGTGAAATCTTGTTCCAACGCGGCGATACTTTGCGCCAAATGCTCAAGCTGCACTTCGATTTCGGCGATTTCACGCGCGATAGGCTCGTTGGCTGCTTTGGCTTTTTCCAAAGTCAACCGCTCTTCTTCGATGCTGTGTAATTCTCGCTCAGTTTTACGGGCAATATCGTGAGCGGCGGCATCGTAGCCGATCGCTTTGAGTTCAGCGTCAATCTGGGCCAATTCGGCGCGGGCAGATGGGTTAAAGGTTTCATGTTGAAGGTTATAGGTTATTTCATCAAGCCGCGGCTGAACTTCTTGTTCCCAGGCGGCTTGCGCAACTTCGGCCTGTTCGATCTGCGCGGCGAGTTGGTCGTATTGGCGCGCTTTTGTGCGCAGGTCTTCATCAACGGATTGGAGATTGGTAATTTGCAATTGGAGATTGCTGACAAGCTCGTCGGCTTCTTTTAGCAGATCACGATTGGAGCGGTGCTTGTCACCCATTTCAGTTCCCTGGGCGGCGAGGTCATCAATCAGGCGTTGGCGTTCATCGGGGCTGAGCGGTTGTTCGCACAGCGGACAGCACGACTCGCTTTCATCGGCGGCGATTAAACGGTCAATGCGCGCTTTGAGTTCGTCCATATCGGCTTTGAGACGCGGATTCTCGGCCTTTGCCGCGGCGAGACGTTCGTGAGCCGTAGTCAGTTCGGCTTCAAGGAATTGGCGCGTTTCGATTTGGGATTGAAGAGAAGTAATTTGCAGTTGGAGCGCATCACGCGTTGAGCGCTGATGGCTAGCCACTGACCACTGCTCACTGATCGCCACCTGTTGTTCCTGAAGGGTTTTTAATTCCTGAGAAAGGCGGGCGCTTTCGGCATCGATGCGGCTTAACGGTTCCTGACGGCGTTTTTCGTGCTCACGGAATTCTCCGGCGGTTTCATCCCAGCGCGCCAGGTCGACGCGGATTTGCTGCCAACGCTGATGATCGTGCTCGATTTCGGGGGCACGCGCCAAAATCTGAGCGTAGGATTCGCTCTCTTTTTGCCGATCCGCTAATTTTTCAGTCAATGAAGCGCGGCGCTCTTTTTCGGCAACCAGACGTTGAGCGAGCGCGTCGCGCCCTTTGCGCCGTTCATCCAATAATTGATTGAGTTGTTTGATCTGTTCCAGACTCGCTTCTTGCAGGGTGCGCCCTTCAGCAATCTGTTTAAGCGCGCTTTCCAAATCTTTCAGGCGTTTTTTGCGGACGGTTTCCTCAGAGAGTTCAGCATGAATTTCCGATAAACGTCCATCCAGGGCGGCGATCTGGCTTTCGATTTGTTTACGCTGATCACCCGCGCGTTTGCGGTAGGTTTCCCACACCTCGAGGCCAAGAATGCTGGCTAAAATGCGTTTGCGGTCACTGGCGCGTTGTTGAGTAAACTGGTCGGCCTTGCCCTGCAAGAAAAAAGCCGCGTTGACAAAAGTTTCATAATCCAGACGCAAAGTCTCTTCAATGCGTTGCTGTGTCTCGCGAATGGTGCGCTCACTGATCGATTTCCAGGCGGGGGCGCTCGGAACACTAACGCCTGACTCGCCATTCGCACTTTGCTGCGCAATATTGAATTCTAGCATCCCGGCCTTGCCGCGCGGGTTGTTGCGTTTGATCTGGTAACGGTTTTCTTCGTAGTGGAAGCTAAAAATGACTTCAGCCTGTTCGGATTGATTATTGATGATGGTATCGCCGCGCTGGCGAGCCTGACCAAACAAAACCCAGGTGATGGCATCCAAAATAGAAGATTTGCCTGCCCCGTTGGCCCCGGCGATACACGCCAGATCGAAAGCGGTGAAATCGATCTCGACGGGGTCTTGATAGGAGAGAAAACCAGAAAGTGTAAGGGAGATGGGGATCATAAAGGGTTTGAAAGTTGGCGAGTTGAAAGTTAATGGTTGGCAGGTTGATTATAACAAAGCAACAGGGGTATAGTACAATTTTGCCATGATAGCACCAAAGACGAAACAATCTATTCCCCGCCGCGTAGCCGCCGCGCTCGGTTGGACACGCGCAAGCTACTACTTGATGAGTGTTTTTTTGCTGACGGTTTTTCTGATTGTGTATGTCTGGTGGCCGCTGGCTGAGGCATATTTGGCCCTGATCGACTGGTCTGGCCCGTGGTGGCGCTATTTCGACTGGCTGCTGATCGGCATCTTTCTGGTGATGTCGCTGCTGATTATGGCCGGGGCAGACCTGCGCAAGGATGTGTGGATTGTCTTTGTGGGCATGGTCGGCGGCCTGGTGATCGAAAGTTGGGGCACGCAAACCGAAATTTGGACGTATTACACTGCCGAGCGCCCGCCGTTGTGGATTATCCCTGCCTGGCCAATTGCGAGCCTTTCGATTGATCGATTGGTGCGGATTTTGGATAAGTTAACCACGAAGACTCAAAGACACCAAGAGAAAAAACTTCGTGCCTTTGTGCCTTTGTGGTTCATAAAACTCAGTTACTGGTTGATATTCGGTATTTTTTATGGCCTGATGCTTGCCTTTGTCTGGCCGACGCTGGACAAATCGCTGACCATCATGGCGCTAATTTTGGTGGGTTTCTTGACCCTCACACCCACAGATCATCGCATCGCTGTGCTGACCTTCATCGCCGGGAGCGGATTGGGCTATTATTTGGAATTATGGGGAACCACACGCCTGTGCTGGACGTATTACACTCTGGAAACGCCCCCGCTCTTTGCTGTGCTGGCGCATGGTATGGCAGCGGTGGCCTTTTGGCGCACGGTGAAGGTTTTGCAATTATTTTGGTCGCTTCGGCTTCGTGGTCTAGTTGGTCAGACCCATTAGACCCATTCGGCTACTGAACGTCTCCGTCGGGCGAATGTGCCCATTCCATTAGTTTTTCTGCTTCCAGAATAACAATTTTGTTGCGCGAAACTGAAATTGCGCCGCTCAGTTCCAATTTGCGTAACGAACGTGCCACAACTTCGCGTACAGTCCCTACACGAACGGCTAAATCATCCTGTGTCAGACGCTGCCCCGGATGGCCGGTTAACTGTTCGGGCGATAAGCTGCTCAACAACCGCGCCAATCGCGTTGTCACCTGGTAAAACGATAGTTCCTCAACCATGCTTACCAGCATACGCAAATTTTGTGCTAAATTGAGTATGATCGTTTGCGCTAATTGGGGGTGTTCAGACAACGCTGCGCGAATGGCCGCCGCGTTGACAATCCATAATTCGCTTTCTTCAAGCGCCGAAACCGTTACTGGATTGCCCCCTTGATCGAAAACTGGCACTTCGTTGAAAGACTCGCCAGTTTCCAGCACGTTCAACACCAACTCGCGCCCCTGAGGCGATATTTTTGATAGTTTCACACTGCCGCGGCGAATAATGTACAACCCTTCGCTGAGATCATCTTCCAAAAAAATCATCTCATCGGCCGAAAAACTATGTAACTGCGTAGCGCTTGCCAATGGCATTAAAATTTCATCACCAATATTGGAAAAATAACGGCACCTTCGCAGTGCCGTTATTTTTTCTGTTTTACTGGCTGAAATCCGCTGCATGGCGATTAACCTTCGCCCATTGGCGCACCCAAAATACGGTCGGGGCCGCGGTCAATCTCCCAGGGGTAAACAATATGTGCATCGGTCACGGCGGCGTAATAATCGGGGCGTGCCGTGCCAAACAAATTGCGGTACGGATTGAAATGTAATACACCGGTATAAGGAACACCCCCCGCCGAGCCAACCCGATTACGCACCGCCGTGATGGTGCGGCCCGACCCCCAGACATCATCCACAACCAAAATGCGACGGGCTTCCAATAACTCATCCTCAGGGAACTGCATAAATTCCGGCCAGGCAAAGAGCCGCGAATAATCACGCTCCATCTCAGCCGGAAAATTCACCGCGGCGGTGAGTACATGTGTAATGCCCAACGCCTCCGCCAGCATTCCGCCCGGAATAATACCCCCGCGAGTAATCATCACCATACCATCGAACTCAAGATCAAATTGGGGAATCAGGTGATCGATCAACCGGTCAACTTCGTCCCAGGAAAGAAACTCGTGACGCATGGGCATTAGCATTATTCTCCAGAAGCGTTGCCCTCACCCCTGCCCTCTCCCACAGGGCGAGGGGGTTGTGTTAGGGAAAGCTTGTGTTTCCTCTCCCGCTGGGAGGGGCTAGGGTGTTTTTGGCTTATCAAATTATAGCAAAGAAATCGGATCCACCTCAACGCGGCACGATTTTAGCAGATATTCATCCAGCCCGGCGGTGGGGTTCGGGCCGCGCAGTAAAATTTGCCAGCGATAAATGCCAGAAACGCGGCTAAAAAAGCACGGTACCGGGCCAATAATTTCATTGCGTTGATCGTCCAGGGCGGCGAGCTGACGAGCTGCGCTCTGGGCGGATTCTTCTACCTGGGCGGCATCCTGCCCACGGAATTCTAAACGCGCCAAACGCGCAAAGGGTGGATAACCCAACTCCCGACGATAGGCGATCTCCTGGCGGTAAAATTCCCGGTAACTGTGTTGAGACGCAGTCTGAATGACATAATGCTCCGGCTGGAAAGTTTGTAAAATCATCTGCCCGCCCAACGGACTGCGCCCGGCGCGCCCGGCCACCTGTGTAAGCACCTGAAAGACGCGTTCCGTGGCGCGGTAATCGGGTAAATTCAAGCCCACATCGGCCAGCACCGCCCCCACCAGCGTCACCAGCGGCAAATCCAGGCCCTTGGCAAGCATCTGCGTGCCGATCAGTACATCGGCTTCGTGGGCGGCGAACTGGCTCAAAATGGCATCGTGAGAACCTTTTTTACGGGTTGTACTCCAATCCCAACGCAGGGTGCGCGCGCCGGGGAACAAGGCCTGCACCTCGCTCTCGACCTTTTCGGTTCCGGTACCATATTGCCGAATTTTGGTTCCGCCGCACTGCGGGCATTTGGTGGGCATTTGGCGGCGATAATTGCAGCGATGGCAAAGCAGAGCGTTTGAACGTTCATCTGCATGAACGTGATACGTTAGCGGAATATCACAACGCGGGCACTGGAGCGAATAACCGCATTCGCGACAAAAAACATACGTGGCTGTACCGCGCCGGTTGAGAAACAGAATCGCCTGCTGACCGTGTTCCAGCACATGCGCCAACGCAGCCTGCAAAGATTGGCTAAAAATAGAGCGGTTGCCCGCTTTCAGTTCAGCGCGCATATCCACAACGTTCACCGGGGGCAGATCAATCGTCTCGGCGTCATGCTCCAGGGGCTGATAGCGGCTATGCGAAACCTGCCAGGCAGCAATCGCTTGTTTGTGTGCCAGAATGCGGTCGGGGAGGCTCAGGGGCGTCCACTCGCCGCGGGCGGCGCGGTAGGTGCTGACTACATCGGGAGTAGCCGATCCCATCAGGCAGACCGCACCCACCTGGAGGGCGTACGCCGCCGCCGCTTCACGCGCATGGTAACTCGGCGCAGGTTCCCCCTGATAATACGAGCCATCATGACACTCATCCACCACAATCAACCCGACATTGGCAAAAGGCGTAAAGAGCGCGCTGCGCGGCCCCACTACCACATCAATCTCGCCGCTGCGGGCGCGGCGCCAGGTATCATAACGCTCGCCTGCCGACAGCCCGGAATGCACCAGGCCCACGCGATCGGGGAAGCGCGCCACGAAACGCCGCACAGTTTGCGGCGTGAGGGCGATTTCGGGAACCAGGATGATGGCCTGCCGCCCTTGCTGCAAGGTTTCGGCGACGGCGCGCAGATAGATTTCGGTTTTGCCCGAACCGGTGACGCCGTAGAGCAGGCAGGGCGCCGCGGACTCGCCCGCGGCGGTTTGCCGAAGAGCGGCTTCTACCTGCGCCCAAACATCGGCCTGTGCCCGCGTCAACTCGGGGGGAGTCTCGGCAACGAATTCTATCCCTTCGAGCGGGTCGCGCCAGACTTGCTCTTCCTCGATGGCAATCAGCCCGCGGGCGGCGAGCTGATTCAGGTCTGCGGAATTTCCCCCGCTGAGTTCATATAATTTTTTCGCCGGGAGTTTGTCTTGCTGCGCCAACAGCGCTTGCAATATTTTCTGCCGCCGGGCCAGCGCCGGGCTGTCTTTGCGCCCCAGCGAATCCATTTGGGCCGCGGCTGCCTCCGGGGAGGCCAGCAAGCGCGCCACGCGTTCTTTTTTTACGGATACGGTCGGTTCGGTGAGGATAGCCTGACTGGTCAGCATACCGCGGCGCGCCAACGCCCCCGCAGTTGCCCGCCAGCGTTTACGCGGCAAATGATGGTCAATCTGACGGCCGCGCAATGGGCCGCGCTCGGCGAGCAGGGCGAGAAGTTTCCATTGGGGTTTGGTCAATTCTTGACCGGAGATCAGAGACGGAAGACCGCTGACATCGGTCGTTGCTTGCTTCCCGCCTTCTGTTAACTCGTACAACGTATCCGCCATCTGGCTGAGGCCGGGCGGCAGCATCAGATTCAGACAAGCCGCCAAAGGGGTCAGCGATTGTGTGGCGATATGCTGCGCCAGCCGAATTTGCGCCGCTGAGAGCACCGGTTGCGGGTCTAGAAGTGACATCACCGGGCGCGTTTCCGGTGTGCTGGCTTCGGTCACAGTCTGCAGCACCACGCCCTGCACGGTCTGACGTCCAAAGGGCACCGTGACCAAATGCCCGGTTGAGATTTTTCCTTCCAGTTCAGGGGGTAAATGGTAATGAAAAACCCCAGAAACCTGGGAGATATTCACAACCACTTCTACAAAAATGGTCATAGAGAAAGCGTAACGCAAAGTCGCCAGGATGCGAAGGCGCAAAGAATTTTTACAGCTTTCTTTGTGTCTTTGCTCCCTTGCGGCTTTGCGTTAAAAAAATTATGCATCCGCCGGGGCTTTTTCAACACGACTTAGGGAGAGCTGTTCAATGCGCATCCCATCCATTTTGATCACTTTCAGACACAAGCCCAGGCCAATATTGATGCTGTCTCCAATTTCGGGCATTCTGTCGAGCATCCCGAGGACATAACCGGCAATCGTATCGTAATGTGGCGCATCGAGCGTCAGCTCCAGTTTTTCGTTGACTTCTTCGATGAGCGCCAACCCCTCGATGATAACCGTGCCATCGGCCTGGACTTGTATTTCAGGATGCGGCGAATCAAAGGGATCGCTGACTTCACCGATAATTTCTTCCATAATGTCTTCAAGCGTCACCACGCCTGCTGTGCCCCCAAATTCGTCAATCACAATGGCAATATGCTGGCGACGGTCGCGCAATTGTTGTAACACATTCTTAAGCGGCAAACTCTCCGGCACAAAAAGGGCTTCGCGCGCCAGCGTGCGCGCCGTGCTGTTTTTGCGATCTGGGTCTTGTTGTGCGCGCAACAGGTCGCGAATATGCACCACGCCCAGAATTGTGTCGAGATCATCCTGATAAACCGGGAATTTACTGAAGGTGGACTCAATTGCCACGGCGATGCTGTTTTCTAACGATGTGTCGGCTTCGAGCGCGGTAACTTCGGTGCGCGGGTTCATTACCTGACGAACGAGGAGATTATTAATATTAAATATAGCGTGCAGCATTTCGCTTTCTTCAGAACCGACCACGCCGCCTTCTGCGCTGGCAGTCACCAGCATTTTCAATTCTTCTACGGAATGAACCAGTTCATGACCTTCGGCAGGCTCCACGCCGACAAGCTTTAGCAAATAATTCCCAGTACCATTCAACGCCCAAATAAAGGGTTTAAAAATCCATTCGGTCCAAAGGGTGGGGCGAGCTACCCATAGTGATGTACCCTCTGGATTTTGAAGTGCGATTGATTTCGGCGCGAGTTCACCAACCACAACGTGCAAAAACGTAATGATCGCAAAAGATATCCCCGCGGCAATACTGTGCGAAACATCACTTTGTATATCGATAGGGAATAGTTGAATCAGCGGTTCCAGAAGATGTGACAGGGCCGGTTCACCCACCCAGCCCAACCCCAAACTGGCTAATGTGATCCCTAATTGCGTAGCCGCGATGACACGATCCGGGTTTTCCAGCGCTTTTTGCACCCAGCGCGCCGCCAGGTTGCCCTGAGCTACCAGTTCGGCAATGCGTGTACGGCGCACACTCACCAGAGCAAATTCGGCGGCAACAAAAAAGCCATTGGCCAGAACCAGAAAGAAAACCCCTACAAGTTTGAGTAAATCTATTCCGATGGTTTGTTCCATTATTTTTTCTCTACCTTTGATCGAATGTTCGCGTGATTACCGCTGCGCCGTAACCCACGACCTGCGAAAAATCGCCGCTGATATCGCCAGATGTGGCATAGTTGAGAATCGTTGCTGAGGTAGCGCCGAGTTCTTTGGCTGCCCAAATCACAGCGGTCAACGCGCCGCGCCCGCAAGCAAAGCCCTTTCCCTCGCGCTCAGCCTGGAAAATAGCCTCCGGTTCGAGGGCCGCGATATGTTTCAGGATGACCTGGTCGAGGGAGTGGGCCACACTTCGAGGGTAGAAATGCGACAGGTCGGTGCTGGCCACAAGGAGGGAGTCACGCCCGGCCAAAATTTTAGCCAGCCCCTGCCCCAGGGCACGCGCAACCCGCGGAGTTTGATCGCGCACCATCACCGGCAGCAGGGAAAATTCCCCAACCAATGCTCGTTGCAAGAAAGGCAATTCAA of the Chloroflexota bacterium genome contains:
- a CDS encoding DUF92 domain-containing protein, which translates into the protein MQILIGFLAGIVISLVAWRAGSLSRSGAIAAALTGGLIFGLGGLPWAALLLTFFVTSSALSKTFKQRKIALSEKFAKGSQRDWQQVLANGGLGSVLVIWAFLQPENPLPWLAYLGAMATVNADTWATELGVLSRRPPRLITNGQVVEAGTSGGISFFGTLSTLSGAALVGLVGAAFYLGAGAWPMWLAATLGGVCGSLLDSLLGATVQAIYFCADCQKETERHPVHSCGSETRQIRGWHWLNNDLVNFIASLAGAGITLAVWQIF
- a CDS encoding glycosyltransferase: MPMLFSSLACLIALILIYWLHSRVAIEVAISPAPLPPDAPAPLISIIVPARNEARNIRRCAETLLAQSYPNFELIVVDDRSTDATPQILAELAAQAARLRVLTGREKPPEWAGKPHALVQGVEIARGEWLCFVDADTFAHQHLISSACLAAGEQQADLFTLLTDQELGTFWEKAVLPLVFTGLAFGFPARQVNDPAKPEAIANGQFFLICRAAYEDVGGHRAVHNRIDEDKAFAEVVKGAGYRLFIADGRAVARTRMYTSLPEMWEGWTKNIFLGLRDRLGLLAFGAFAALMGALALPAWLLAGLLWFAAAGGLPAFVVTLEALLVWGFLLYWRARSAQAFQISGWYAFTLPLGAAIFAAMMFASAYKVLFGRGVTWKGRQYQGR
- a CDS encoding SMC family ATPase, which codes for MIPISLTLSGFLSYQDPVEIDFTAFDLACIAGANGAGKSSILDAITWVLFGQARQRGDTIINNQSEQAEVIFSFHYEENRYQIKRNNPRGKAGMLEFNIAQQSANGESGVSVPSAPAWKSISERTIRETQQRIEETLRLDYETFVNAAFFLQGKADQFTQQRASDRKRILASILGLEVWETYRKRAGDQRKQIESQIAALDGRLSEIHAELSEETVRKKRLKDLESALKQIAEGRTLQEASLEQIKQLNQLLDERRKGRDALAQRLVAEKERRASLTEKLADRQKESESYAQILARAPEIEHDHQRWQQIRVDLARWDETAGEFREHEKRRQEPLSRIDAESARLSQELKTLQEQQVAISEQWSVASHQRSTRDALQLQITSLQSQIETRQFLEAELTTAHERLAAAKAENPRLKADMDELKARIDRLIAADESESCCPLCEQPLSPDERQRLIDDLAAQGTEMGDKHRSNRDLLKEADELVSNLQLQITNLQSVDEDLRTKARQYDQLAAQIEQAEVAQAAWEQEVQPRLDEITYNLQHETFNPSARAELAQIDAELKAIGYDAAAHDIARKTERELHSIEEERLTLEKAKAANEPIAREIAEIEVQLEHLAQSIAALEQDFTAAEQIVAEAEQSAPDLRQARLALLDLQEQENRLRMEVGAAQQNVQVLDDLRLRRKELEAERQSLAKRSGQYKQLETAFGKDGVPALLIEQALPQIETRANDILDRLSGGEMFIRFDTQRELKTREHLKETLDIRISDSAGLRDYELYSGGEAFRVNFAIRLALSEVLAQRAGARLQTLVIDEGFGSQDEVGRQRLLEAINLVKADFAKILVITHIDSLKDAFPARIEVEKTPHGSVVKVI
- a CDS encoding Crp/Fnr family transcriptional regulator encodes the protein MPLASATQLHSFSADEMIFLEDDLSEGLYIIRRGSVKLSKISPQGRELVLNVLETGESFNEVPVFDQGGNPVTVSALEESELWIVNAAAIRAALSEHPQLAQTIILNLAQNLRMLVSMVEELSFYQVTTRLARLLSSLSPEQLTGHPGQRLTQDDLAVRVGTVREVVARSLRKLELSGAISVSRNKIVILEAEKLMEWAHSPDGDVQ
- a CDS encoding phosphoribosyltransferase, translating into MRHEFLSWDEVDRLIDHLIPQFDLEFDGMVMITRGGIIPGGMLAEALGITHVLTAAVNFPAEMERDYSRLFAWPEFMQFPEDELLEARRILVVDDVWGSGRTITAVRNRVGSAGGVPYTGVLHFNPYRNLFGTARPDYYAAVTDAHIVYPWEIDRGPDRILGAPMGEG
- the priA gene encoding primosomal protein N', translated to MTIFVEVVVNISQVSGVFHYHLPPELEGKISTGHLVTVPFGRQTVQGVVLQTVTEASTPETRPVMSLLDPQPVLSAAQIRLAQHIATQSLTPLAACLNLMLPPGLSQMADTLYELTEGGKQATTDVSGLPSLISGQELTKPQWKLLALLAERGPLRGRQIDHHLPRKRWRATAGALARRGMLTSQAILTEPTVSVKKERVARLLASPEAAAAQMDSLGRKDSPALARRQKILQALLAQQDKLPAKKLYELSGGNSADLNQLAARGLIAIEEEQVWRDPLEGIEFVAETPPELTRAQADVWAQVEAALRQTAAGESAAPCLLYGVTGSGKTEIYLRAVAETLQQGRQAIILVPEIALTPQTVRRFVARFPDRVGLVHSGLSAGERYDTWRRARSGEIDVVVGPRSALFTPFANVGLIVVDECHDGSYYQGEPAPSYHAREAAAAYALQVGAVCLMGSATPDVVSTYRAARGEWTPLSLPDRILAHKQAIAAWQVSHSRYQPLEHDAETIDLPPVNVVDMRAELKAGNRSIFSQSLQAALAHVLEHGQQAILFLNRRGTATYVFCRECGYSLQCPRCDIPLTYHVHADERSNALLCHRCNYRRQMPTKCPQCGGTKIRQYGTGTEKVESEVQALFPGARTLRWDWSTTRKKGSHDAILSQFAAHEADVLIGTQMLAKGLDLPLVTLVGAVLADVGLNLPDYRATERVFQVLTQVAGRAGRSPLGGQMILQTFQPEHYVIQTASQHSYREFYRQEIAYRRELGYPPFARLARLEFRGQDAAQVEESAQSAARQLAALDDQRNEIIGPVPCFFSRVSGIYRWQILLRGPNPTAGLDEYLLKSCRVEVDPISLL
- a CDS encoding HlyC/CorC family transporter yields the protein MEQTIGIDLLKLVGVFFLVLANGFFVAAEFALVSVRRTRIAELVAQGNLAARWVQKALENPDRVIAATQLGITLASLGLGWVGEPALSHLLEPLIQLFPIDIQSDVSHSIAAGISFAIITFLHVVVGELAPKSIALQNPEGTSLWVARPTLWTEWIFKPFIWALNGTGNYLLKLVGVEPAEGHELVHSVEELKMLVTASAEGGVVGSEESEMLHAIFNINNLLVRQVMNPRTEVTALEADTSLENSIAVAIESTFSKFPVYQDDLDTILGVVHIRDLLRAQQDPDRKNSTARTLAREALFVPESLPLKNVLQQLRDRRQHIAIVIDEFGGTAGVVTLEDIMEEIIGEVSDPFDSPHPEIQVQADGTVIIEGLALIEEVNEKLELTLDAPHYDTIAGYVLGMLDRMPEIGDSINIGLGLCLKVIKMDGMRIEQLSLSRVEKAPADA
- the amrB gene encoding AmmeMemoRadiSam system protein B, which produces MTLTDIRPSPIAGRWYPDNPKQLAASLDGYMSCTESLVQPKEIMAFVVPHAGHRYSGPVAGHAFALARGMSPELVVVVSPMHRAYSQPLLTSGHDAYQTPLGPIMIDQAAVAELDTRLTKSLGFGLAPVRNDDEHSLEIELPFLQRALVGEFSLLPVMVRDQTPRVARALGQGLAKILAGRDSLLVASTDLSHFYPRSVAHSLDQVILKHIAALEPEAIFQAEREGKGFACGRGALTAVIWAAKELGATSATILNYATSGDISGDFSQVVGYGAAVITRTFDQR